From the Halalkalicoccus sp. CGA53 genome, one window contains:
- a CDS encoding winged helix-turn-helix transcriptional regulator — MSSHAEEEGEFCPVIDSVEQIGSQWRLIVLHDLQDGEKRFNELKRSTGASSRTLSRVLEDLQETGFVERRVETDSPIATYYELTEKGFSLCPVFDEIVAWADEWL, encoded by the coding sequence ATGTCATCGCACGCGGAGGAGGAAGGCGAGTTCTGTCCGGTGATCGACTCCGTCGAGCAGATCGGCTCGCAGTGGCGACTGATCGTGCTCCACGACCTCCAGGACGGCGAGAAGCGGTTCAACGAGCTCAAACGGTCGACCGGCGCGAGTTCGCGCACGCTCTCGCGCGTGCTGGAGGACCTCCAGGAGACGGGCTTCGTCGAGCGTCGCGTCGAGACCGACTCGCCGATCGCGACCTACTACGAGCTCACCGAGAAGGGCTTCTCGCTCTGTCCGGTCTTCGACGAGATCGTCGCCTGGGCCGACGAGTGGCTCTGA
- a CDS encoding SRPBCC family protein, translating into MELLWTADGRRLLVSRTVDAPAEVAWKLLVDTHRWPEWGPSVTDVECSRRFIREGSTGRVQVAGTIWVPFEITSCRDLRWTWRVAQIPATGHRVEPYNGSCRVGFELPLWGVGYVPVCERALDRIEEMVG; encoded by the coding sequence ATGGAGCTCCTCTGGACCGCGGACGGCCGGCGACTGCTCGTCTCCAGGACCGTCGACGCCCCGGCGGAGGTCGCCTGGAAACTGCTGGTCGACACCCACCGGTGGCCCGAGTGGGGACCCTCGGTGACGGACGTGGAGTGTTCTCGTCGATTCATCCGGGAGGGGTCGACCGGTCGTGTTCAGGTCGCCGGGACCATCTGGGTCCCCTTCGAGATCACCTCCTGTCGGGACCTGCGCTGGACCTGGCGCGTCGCGCAGATCCCTGCGACCGGCCACCGCGTCGAGCCGTACAACGGGAGCTGTCGCGTGGGGTTCGAACTGCCGCTGTGGGGCGTGGGGTACGTGCCCGTGTGTGAGCGGGCGCTGGATCGGATCGAGGAGATGGTGGGGTGA
- a CDS encoding MATE family efflux transporter → MRGVLVRAGGSLARSLDRAGVIAEHRLRPTLSLAWPRVLTGVALMSKQTADVAMVGLVLGPPAIAGLAFAYAFWGIVTFLAIGLAGGTIALVSQHYGAERFDRAELAVKASLVLSVAISIPLSAAYVVGAASLIGLLSSDPAAIGYGTAYLAVLAPAAVFEFLNMIVSRTYAAIGDTYTPMIVRVAGGLLNITLNAIFIFGLEMGVVGAALGTGISLAAVTVAFAWGIVGNRYPVIDRPPLPVPVTRSRPHVEGPLTRQLLSISLPLMGRRAAETALIFPLLAIAGTFGTSVVAALEIGRRVRGLIDSLSWGFSIAASTLVGQTLGREDEAEAEAYGREILRFSLSCYVLLAVCVIALANPIAGVFTDDPETLSLAMVFVAVGAVSVLGLGLDGSVTGALRGAGDTRFPFLATVVGMYLVALPVAYAGTLGLGLGVAALYVAMVAETVVPALLNYYRFGTGKWKSVSRGYRETPGD, encoded by the coding sequence GTGCGCGGCGTTCTCGTCCGGGCCGGTGGATCGCTCGCGCGCTCGCTCGATCGCGCGGGCGTGATCGCGGAGCACCGGCTCCGCCCGACGCTCTCGCTCGCGTGGCCACGGGTGCTGACCGGCGTCGCGCTGATGAGCAAGCAGACCGCGGACGTGGCGATGGTCGGTCTCGTCCTCGGACCGCCCGCGATCGCCGGCCTCGCGTTCGCCTATGCCTTCTGGGGGATCGTCACGTTCCTCGCGATCGGGCTCGCCGGCGGGACGATCGCGCTCGTCAGCCAGCACTACGGCGCCGAACGGTTCGACCGCGCGGAGCTGGCGGTGAAGGCGAGCCTGGTGCTGTCGGTGGCCATCTCGATCCCGCTCTCGGCCGCCTACGTTGTCGGCGCGGCGTCGCTGATCGGGCTGCTCTCCTCGGACCCGGCGGCGATCGGCTACGGCACCGCCTACCTCGCGGTCCTCGCCCCCGCGGCGGTCTTCGAGTTCCTCAACATGATCGTCTCGCGCACCTACGCGGCGATCGGCGACACGTACACCCCGATGATCGTCCGCGTCGCGGGCGGTCTCCTCAACATCACGCTCAACGCGATCTTCATCTTCGGCCTCGAGATGGGCGTCGTCGGCGCGGCGCTCGGGACCGGCATCTCGCTCGCGGCCGTGACCGTCGCCTTCGCGTGGGGGATCGTCGGGAACCGGTATCCGGTGATCGACCGACCACCGCTCCCGGTCCCGGTCACCCGCTCCCGGCCGCACGTGGAGGGTCCGCTCACGAGACAGCTCCTCTCGATCTCGCTCCCCCTGATGGGCCGACGCGCGGCCGAGACGGCGCTGATCTTCCCGCTGCTCGCCATCGCGGGCACGTTCGGCACGTCGGTCGTCGCGGCGCTCGAGATCGGACGGCGGGTGCGGGGGCTGATCGACAGCCTGAGCTGGGGCTTCTCGATCGCTGCGAGCACGCTCGTCGGGCAGACCCTCGGTCGCGAGGACGAGGCGGAGGCGGAGGCCTACGGACGGGAGATCCTCCGCTTCTCGCTCTCGTGTTACGTACTGCTCGCGGTCTGTGTGATTGCGCTCGCGAACCCGATCGCGGGGGTCTTCACGGACGACCCGGAGACGCTCTCGCTCGCGATGGTCTTCGTCGCCGTCGGCGCGGTGAGCGTCCTCGGTCTCGGCCTCGACGGATCGGTCACCGGGGCGCTCCGCGGCGCGGGCGACACCCGCTTCCCCTTCCTCGCGACGGTCGTGGGGATGTACCTCGTCGCGCTCCCGGTCGCGTACGCGGGGACACTCGGCCTCGGTCTCGGCGTCGCCGCGCTCTACGTCGCGATGGTCGCCGAGACCGTCGTCCCCGCCCTGCTCAACTACTACCGGTTCGGGACCGGGAAGTGGAAGTCGGTAAGCCGGGGGTACAGGGAGACGCCGGGCGACTGA
- a CDS encoding MFS transporter, which yields MSLDANDRSIAGFTMAGHSLVHWFEMSIPIFLVVWLSEFDVSVALLGIVVALGYAPFGLGALPGGILADRYGTKRLIVLCLAGMSASFLLLALATGIATVAIGLVCWGIAASVYHPAGLSLISTGVEERGTVFAWHGIAGNVGIALGPFVAATLLVLFPWQVVAASLAIPGLLAAAYGLSADFDPTAATSPEEAAGPDEALSLSDLVSNSRALFAGAFAVVFLIVTFEGLFYRGILTYLPEILLDVPAMDDLSIDAGFEGIEPSDYVYVDLLVVGMAGQYVGGRATDRVAVERGLAVVFTVLATLAVLFVPVSGMGLLPLVALCALVGFFLFAIQPFYQEAVAVHTPADTRGLSYGFTYLGEFGLGAGSIAIGGFLLDGPGLATFFLVLAGFALTGAALSVGLLALLDRFDARAERVGTGSDD from the coding sequence ATGTCGCTCGACGCGAACGACCGGTCGATCGCCGGCTTCACCATGGCCGGTCACTCGCTGGTCCACTGGTTCGAGATGTCGATCCCGATCTTCCTCGTCGTCTGGCTCTCGGAGTTCGACGTGAGCGTCGCGCTCCTGGGCATCGTCGTCGCCCTCGGCTACGCCCCGTTCGGCCTCGGCGCGCTCCCCGGCGGGATACTCGCCGACCGCTACGGGACGAAACGCCTGATCGTTCTCTGTTTGGCCGGTATGAGCGCCTCCTTCCTCCTGCTCGCGCTCGCGACGGGGATCGCGACCGTCGCGATCGGCCTCGTCTGCTGGGGGATCGCCGCGAGCGTCTACCACCCCGCGGGGCTCTCGCTGATCAGCACGGGCGTCGAGGAGCGCGGCACGGTCTTCGCCTGGCACGGTATCGCCGGCAACGTCGGCATCGCGCTCGGGCCGTTCGTCGCCGCCACCCTGCTGGTCCTCTTCCCGTGGCAGGTCGTCGCCGCCTCGCTCGCGATCCCCGGCCTCCTCGCCGCCGCCTACGGCCTCTCCGCGGACTTCGACCCGACCGCCGCCACGAGCCCCGAGGAGGCTGCCGGCCCGGACGAGGCGCTCTCGCTGTCGGACCTGGTCTCGAACTCCCGGGCGCTGTTCGCGGGTGCGTTCGCCGTCGTCTTCCTCATCGTCACGTTCGAGGGGCTCTTCTACAGGGGGATCCTCACCTACCTCCCCGAGATCCTGCTCGACGTGCCCGCGATGGACGACCTCTCGATCGATGCCGGCTTCGAGGGGATCGAACCCTCCGACTACGTCTACGTCGACCTCCTCGTCGTCGGGATGGCCGGTCAGTACGTCGGTGGACGGGCCACCGACCGGGTCGCCGTCGAACGCGGACTGGCGGTCGTCTTCACGGTCCTCGCCACGCTCGCGGTCCTCTTCGTCCCCGTGAGCGGCATGGGGCTGCTCCCGCTGGTGGCGCTCTGTGCGCTCGTCGGCTTCTTCCTCTTCGCGATCCAGCCGTTCTACCAGGAGGCCGTCGCGGTCCACACCCCCGCCGACACCCGCGGACTCTCCTACGGCTTCACGTACCTCGGGGAGTTCGGCCTCGGCGCGGGTTCGATCGCTATCGGCGGCTTCCTCCTCGACGGTCCCGGTCTCGCCACCTTCTTCCTCGTCCTCGCCGGGTTCGCGCTGACCGGCGCCGCGCTCTCCGTGGGGCTGCTCGCGCTGCTCGACCGGTTCGACGCCCGCGCCGAGCGGGTCGGCACTGGCTCCGACGACTAG
- a CDS encoding DoxX family protein — protein MLSGIEGGLLLVARVAFGGVLAFTGLNHFLDGESMAGYAEAKGLPAPRLAVVLSGGMLLFGGLAIALGVLPLLGAGAIVLFLLVATPTMHDFWAAPEEQRQSEMTAFLKNVGLLAGALAFMLLASLSWPYALLA, from the coding sequence ATGCTGAGCGGGATCGAGGGAGGGTTGCTCCTCGTCGCGCGGGTCGCCTTCGGCGGCGTGCTCGCGTTCACAGGACTGAATCACTTCCTCGACGGGGAGTCGATGGCCGGCTACGCCGAGGCGAAGGGGCTTCCGGCACCGAGGCTCGCGGTCGTGCTCTCGGGCGGAATGCTGCTCTTCGGCGGGCTGGCGATCGCCCTGGGCGTCCTCCCGCTGCTCGGTGCGGGCGCGATCGTCCTGTTCCTGCTCGTCGCGACGCCCACGATGCACGACTTTTGGGCGGCACCCGAAGAGCAGCGGCAGTCTGAGATGACCGCGTTCCTGAAGAACGTGGGGTTGCTCGCCGGTGCGCTGGCGTTTATGCTCCTGGCGAGCCTCTCCTGGCCGTACGCACTCCTCGCGTGA
- a CDS encoding YbjQ family protein, whose product MELTTTESVPGREITESLGPVTGNTVRAKNAFRDFTQGIRNITGGELKAYTDLLSEARTEALSRMAAEADEMGADAVVNIRYETSQIAEGGSEILAYGTAVRLR is encoded by the coding sequence ATGGAGCTGACGACGACCGAAAGCGTTCCGGGACGAGAGATCACCGAGAGTTTGGGCCCGGTGACGGGCAACACGGTGCGAGCGAAGAACGCCTTTCGCGACTTCACACAGGGGATCAGGAACATCACCGGTGGGGAGCTGAAGGCGTACACCGACCTGTTGAGCGAGGCACGAACCGAGGCGCTCTCGAGAATGGCGGCGGAGGCCGATGAGATGGGCGCGGACGCGGTAGTGAATATCCGCTACGAGACCTCACAGATCGCCGAAGGAGGATCGGAGATCCTCGCCTACGGCACCGCGGTGCGGCTCCGGTAG
- a CDS encoding tyrosine--tRNA ligase, with translation MDTDERARLVGRNTEEVVTDDELRELLGRPDPSVYIGYAPTGEMHIGHFTTIRKLADFLEAGLDVTVLIADLHAHLDDEKSPFELLDARSAYYREAIEAMVEVAGADPTQIEFVRGTEFELSEEYTLSLYRMMADTTLSRAQRAGSEVVRQSDSPALGGLVYTLMQSLDVAALDADIAYGGIDQRGIYMLAREVLPDHGHGKPVCVFAPLLSGLSGGKMSASDESSRLSLTDDPAVVREKIDGAYCPAGEVEDNGVLEYLSYLLFPILEERGEPFVVERPEEYGGELSYERYDALEADFVSGELHPADLKGATGDCLAEVLAPIRERFAGSELLAEAYPDEY, from the coding sequence ATGGACACCGACGAGCGCGCCCGTCTCGTGGGCCGGAACACGGAGGAGGTCGTCACCGACGACGAGCTCAGGGAGCTCCTCGGACGGCCCGACCCGAGCGTCTACATCGGCTACGCCCCGACCGGTGAGATGCACATCGGCCACTTCACGACGATCAGGAAGCTCGCGGACTTCCTGGAGGCCGGTCTCGACGTCACGGTACTGATAGCGGACCTCCACGCCCACCTCGACGACGAGAAGAGCCCGTTCGAGCTGCTCGACGCTCGATCTGCCTACTACCGCGAGGCGATCGAGGCGATGGTCGAGGTCGCGGGTGCCGATCCCACCCAGATCGAGTTCGTGAGAGGGACGGAGTTCGAGCTGAGCGAGGAGTACACGCTCTCGCTCTACCGCATGATGGCCGACACGACGCTCTCGCGTGCCCAGCGCGCGGGCAGCGAGGTCGTCCGTCAGTCCGACAGCCCGGCGCTCGGCGGGCTCGTCTACACGCTGATGCAGAGTCTGGACGTCGCCGCCCTCGACGCCGACATCGCCTACGGTGGCATCGACCAGCGCGGGATCTACATGCTCGCCCGCGAGGTCCTGCCCGATCACGGCCACGGGAAACCGGTCTGCGTCTTCGCGCCGCTGCTCTCGGGGCTCTCCGGCGGGAAGATGAGCGCGAGCGACGAGTCCTCGAGACTGTCGCTCACCGACGATCCCGCGGTGGTGAGAGAGAAGATCGACGGGGCGTACTGTCCGGCGGGCGAGGTGGAGGACAACGGCGTGCTGGAGTACCTCTCGTACCTGCTCTTTCCGATCCTGGAAGAGCGAGGCGAGCCGTTCGTCGTCGAGCGCCCGGAGGAGTACGGCGGGGAGCTCAGCTACGAGCGATACGACGCGCTCGAAGCCGACTTCGTCTCCGGCGAGCTCCACCCCGCGGATCTCAAGGGCGCGACTGGAGACTGCCTCGCCGAGGTTCTCGCGCCGATCAGAGAGCGGTTTGCGGGCTCGGAGCTGCTCGCCGAGGCCTACCCGGACGAGTACTGA
- a CDS encoding glycerophosphodiester phosphodiesterase: MRIVAHRGCADQYPENTVGAVRACSPHVDMIEVDVRRCGSGELVAFHDQNLSRLTGVDRRVDVTDYEEMSEFEILDSGERIPTLSELLGSVPDGVGLNLELKRAGMARELLRTIEGIENEVLVSSFVPEALWELRGHDDEVGLAPVFSERPEENTDLAVELDAVMVHPEFDLCLENGLVERAADHDLEVNAWSVSTLSEARTLAAAGVDGLITDRWDLL; the protein is encoded by the coding sequence ATGCGGATCGTCGCCCACCGTGGCTGTGCGGATCAGTACCCCGAGAACACGGTCGGTGCGGTCCGGGCCTGCTCGCCCCACGTCGACATGATCGAGGTCGACGTCAGACGGTGCGGGTCGGGCGAGCTCGTCGCCTTCCACGACCAAAACCTCTCGCGGCTCACCGGCGTCGACCGGCGCGTCGACGTCACCGACTACGAGGAGATGAGCGAGTTCGAGATCCTCGACTCGGGCGAGCGGATCCCGACGCTCTCCGAGCTCCTCGGTTCCGTCCCCGACGGCGTCGGTCTCAACCTCGAGCTCAAGCGGGCCGGGATGGCGCGGGAGCTCCTCCGGACGATCGAGGGGATCGAGAACGAGGTCCTGGTCTCGTCGTTCGTCCCCGAGGCGCTCTGGGAGCTCAGAGGGCACGACGACGAGGTCGGCCTCGCGCCGGTCTTCTCGGAACGACCCGAGGAGAACACCGACCTCGCGGTCGAGCTCGACGCCGTCATGGTCCACCCCGAGTTCGACCTCTGTCTGGAGAACGGCCTCGTGGAGCGAGCTGCCGACCACGACCTCGAGGTGAACGCTTGGAGCGTCTCGACGCTCTCGGAGGCGCGGACGCTCGCGGCCGCCGGCGTCGACGGTCTCATCACCGACCGGTGGGACCTCCTCTGA
- a CDS encoding VOC family protein — MTDDIPVTAELPESVIRVTGTDHITLIGSNVEDTIEYYRDVLGMPLVLRQPNLDQPEVTHLFFDTGDGRMLTFFVTEDRPSHQGPQRPGVGAVHHLAFSIPPEEFISTKERLDEAGYRYNEFDRGAFHSLYTSDHNGLVIELATDKYDIPDDRRGEVLALAQKTRVEAGARYVDDEHVEAALEELGLEVDPHELPDAPTGAGI; from the coding sequence ATGACAGACGACATCCCAGTCACCGCGGAGCTGCCCGAGAGCGTCATCCGAGTAACCGGCACCGACCACATCACGCTGATCGGCAGCAACGTCGAGGACACGATCGAGTACTACCGGGACGTCCTCGGCATGCCGCTCGTGCTGCGACAGCCGAACCTCGACCAGCCGGAGGTGACCCACCTCTTCTTCGACACCGGCGACGGCCGGATGTTGACCTTTTTCGTCACCGAGGACAGGCCCTCCCACCAGGGGCCACAGCGTCCGGGCGTCGGTGCGGTCCACCACCTCGCGTTCTCGATCCCCCCTGAGGAGTTCATCTCCACGAAAGAGCGCCTGGACGAGGCGGGCTACCGCTACAACGAGTTCGACCGCGGGGCGTTTCACTCGCTGTACACCAGCGATCACAACGGTCTCGTGATCGAACTTGCGACCGACAAGTACGACATTCCCGACGACCGCCGCGGCGAGGTGCTCGCGCTCGCCCAGAAGACGCGCGTCGAGGCCGGTGCACGCTACGTCGACGACGAGCACGTCGAGGCCGCACTGGAGGAACTCGGCCTCGAGGTCGACCCCCACGAACTGCCCGACGCACCGACCGGCGCCGGGATCTGA
- a CDS encoding HalX domain-containing protein, whose amino-acid sequence MEGSTSDCREPVVLVVDDEPQLADLFSTWLSDRWEVVTAYSGDEALSAIDEAVAVVLLDRRMPGLSGDDVLEAIRDRNLDCRVVMVTAVDPDFDIIEMGFDDYLVKPVDSDELLETVEGVHKRSEYTRAMQEYYSLASKRAVLETEKSPSELEDNEEFEELEERLAELRESVDEAISDLESHEEFATAFRDLSRE is encoded by the coding sequence ATGGAAGGTTCCACCTCCGACTGTCGCGAGCCGGTCGTCCTCGTGGTGGACGACGAGCCACAGCTCGCGGACCTCTTTTCCACCTGGCTCTCCGATCGATGGGAGGTAGTGACGGCCTACAGCGGCGACGAGGCGCTCTCGGCGATCGACGAGGCCGTCGCGGTCGTCTTACTCGACCGGCGGATGCCGGGGCTCTCCGGCGACGACGTCCTGGAGGCGATCAGGGATCGGAACCTCGACTGCCGGGTGGTCATGGTCACCGCGGTCGACCCCGACTTCGACATCATCGAGATGGGCTTCGACGACTACCTCGTGAAGCCGGTCGACAGCGACGAACTGCTCGAGACCGTCGAGGGCGTCCACAAGCGTAGCGAGTACACCCGGGCGATGCAGGAGTACTACAGCCTCGCCTCGAAGCGCGCGGTCTTAGAGACCGAGAAGTCACCGAGCGAACTCGAGGACAACGAGGAGTTCGAGGAGCTAGAAGAGCGCCTCGCCGAACTGAGAGAGAGCGTCGACGAGGCCATCTCGGACCTGGAGAGCCACGAGGAGTTCGCCACGGCCTTCCGTGACCTCTCGCGCGAGTAA
- a CDS encoding DUF429 domain-containing protein, which produces MSLIVGVDGAPGGWLVVGIRGGEWVCRLFESFEALWSEYGAAELILVDVPIGLPEDAPRDCDRAARDRLGARGSSVFPVPTRAALACEDREAASVVNERLVGNRISIQSWALAPRIREVDRLLRSEPRARGTVAEAHPELCFAGLNGGEPMAHSKQDPGGLDERLAVLSSRFEGSEAIYDHVLDRFLRKEVSRDDALDALALAVSGATGDLASVPEIPPTDAHGLPMRIVYPDP; this is translated from the coding sequence GTGAGCCTGATCGTCGGCGTCGACGGCGCGCCGGGCGGCTGGCTTGTGGTCGGAATCCGGGGCGGTGAGTGGGTGTGCCGGCTCTTCGAGTCGTTCGAGGCGCTCTGGAGCGAGTACGGGGCTGCGGAGCTGATACTCGTCGACGTCCCGATCGGGCTGCCCGAGGACGCCCCACGGGACTGCGATCGGGCCGCGAGGGACCGCCTCGGCGCTCGTGGGTCCTCGGTCTTCCCCGTGCCGACGCGGGCGGCGCTCGCCTGCGAGGATCGCGAGGCCGCCAGCGTCGTGAACGAGCGGCTGGTCGGAAACCGGATCTCGATCCAGAGCTGGGCGCTCGCGCCGCGCATTCGCGAGGTCGATCGGCTGCTCCGTTCGGAGCCACGCGCACGGGGGACGGTCGCCGAGGCCCACCCGGAGCTCTGTTTCGCGGGGCTGAACGGGGGTGAACCCATGGCGCACTCGAAACAGGACCCGGGCGGTCTCGACGAACGGCTCGCGGTGCTCTCCTCACGGTTCGAGGGGAGCGAGGCGATCTACGACCACGTGCTCGACCGCTTTCTGAGGAAGGAGGTGAGCAGGGACGACGCGCTCGACGCCCTCGCCCTGGCCGTCTCGGGAGCCACGGGCGACCTCGCGTCGGTCCCCGAAATCCCGCCGACCGACGCCCACGGCCTGCCGATGCGGATCGTCTACCCCGATCCGTGA
- a CDS encoding ATP-dependent DNA helicase: protein MQRDPGGVSVTWREIFGHDEPYDSQTEGIETAIGVGQEHGYTVIEGACGTGKTMLALTAGLSLVRDPGTEYERVLVLTSVKQQLRQFEEDVRTINAGLPEDWTPVSGLTLVGKADVCPYSREREAGISRKNVYDRCETLRDRTRDLSGNGGPTTAATLATEARSQQVGLADSGASGGVDYLETAGEPAPYPTHLPEYDDVAFCPFYAEYLDALPDDGERVEAVPFDLTEVGMIDPDELVGLSVSHGTCPHSMMGALLSEVEVVVGNYYHAFDPTTLAAFTGGLLDESTFLVCDEAHMLEPRVRELVSDGVGDTTLRDAESELTRVIQPLKFDDEGSETTDAELVRAELAEGEVTLAELERTRGFVRDLRGEIDRRVREHLDHEHPAWRSDPTSLPDEEIPLREPEVPEPDGISEWAEREGYGGGVWVRSHAVGAVVERVLNEADDEERTRAAPLVGRVLGEWYRADHERYFREIELDRTWNELEPADSWRRPYSARLALHNCVPGDAIAERLAEFGGGILMSATLEPFSVFRRVTGLDDLREGGRPVEERVYPLAFPEENRESFAVAAPKFTYGNRGPVGEANDVRRHYADLLSEVCSLPGNTLIGMPNYAEAEWAAGALGARVEKTVLLDESSGDDTTEGLKREFFAGEGKVLVTSLRGTLTEGVDYRGDRLSAAAVCGVPIVNTASPRTRAVRAAYDRVFGNGFEYALTVPAVRKARQAVGRVIRGEEEVGVRVFLDERYARDSWDSVRGYLPEGEREEFQPVSPDMLSLGLERFSERGL from the coding sequence ATGCAGCGCGACCCGGGAGGAGTGAGTGTGACCTGGCGGGAGATCTTCGGACACGACGAGCCCTACGACAGCCAGACGGAGGGGATCGAGACGGCGATCGGGGTGGGGCAGGAACACGGATACACGGTGATCGAGGGCGCCTGCGGGACGGGCAAGACGATGCTCGCGCTCACCGCGGGGCTCTCGCTCGTCCGGGATCCCGGTACGGAGTACGAGCGGGTGCTCGTGCTGACGAGCGTGAAACAGCAGCTCAGACAGTTCGAGGAGGACGTCCGGACGATCAACGCGGGGCTCCCCGAGGACTGGACGCCCGTTTCTGGACTCACGCTCGTCGGGAAGGCCGACGTCTGTCCGTACAGCCGCGAGCGCGAGGCCGGGATCAGTAGGAAAAACGTCTACGACCGCTGCGAGACGCTCCGGGACCGGACCCGCGACCTCTCGGGAAACGGCGGGCCGACGACGGCCGCGACGCTCGCCACGGAGGCGCGAAGCCAGCAGGTGGGGCTCGCGGACTCGGGAGCGAGCGGGGGCGTGGACTACCTGGAGACGGCGGGCGAGCCCGCACCCTACCCGACGCACCTGCCGGAGTACGACGACGTCGCTTTCTGTCCGTTCTACGCCGAGTACCTCGACGCGCTTCCCGACGACGGCGAGCGGGTCGAGGCGGTGCCGTTCGATCTCACCGAGGTGGGAATGATCGACCCGGACGAGCTCGTCGGGCTCTCGGTCTCACACGGCACCTGCCCGCACTCGATGATGGGTGCGCTGCTCTCGGAGGTCGAGGTCGTCGTCGGCAACTACTACCACGCCTTCGACCCGACGACGCTCGCGGCGTTCACCGGGGGGCTGCTCGACGAGTCGACCTTCCTCGTCTGCGACGAGGCGCACATGCTCGAACCGCGGGTTCGAGAGCTGGTCAGCGACGGGGTGGGCGACACGACGCTCAGGGACGCCGAGAGCGAGCTCACGCGGGTGATCCAGCCGCTCAAGTTCGACGATGAGGGAAGCGAGACGACTGACGCCGAACTCGTGAGAGCCGAGCTCGCGGAGGGGGAGGTCACGCTCGCCGAACTCGAACGGACCCGCGGGTTCGTTCGCGACCTGCGCGGTGAGATCGACCGCAGAGTGCGAGAACACCTCGACCACGAGCACCCGGCCTGGCGCTCCGACCCCACCTCACTCCCCGACGAGGAGATCCCGTTGCGCGAGCCGGAGGTGCCCGAACCGGACGGGATCAGCGAGTGGGCCGAGCGCGAGGGCTACGGCGGGGGCGTCTGGGTACGCTCGCACGCGGTCGGTGCGGTCGTCGAACGGGTGCTGAACGAGGCCGACGACGAGGAGCGGACGCGGGCGGCACCGCTCGTCGGTCGGGTGCTCGGCGAGTGGTACCGTGCCGACCACGAGCGCTACTTCCGGGAGATCGAACTCGATCGGACCTGGAACGAACTCGAACCGGCTGACTCCTGGCGACGGCCCTACTCGGCACGCCTCGCGCTGCACAACTGTGTCCCCGGCGACGCGATCGCCGAGCGCCTCGCAGAGTTCGGCGGCGGCATCCTGATGAGCGCGACGCTCGAACCGTTCTCGGTCTTCCGGCGGGTGACGGGTCTCGACGACCTGCGCGAGGGCGGCCGACCGGTCGAGGAGCGTGTCTACCCGCTCGCCTTCCCCGAGGAGAACCGAGAGAGCTTCGCGGTGGCCGCCCCGAAGTTCACCTACGGGAACCGGGGGCCGGTCGGGGAGGCGAACGACGTCCGGCGGCACTACGCCGACCTGCTCTCGGAGGTCTGTTCACTCCCCGGCAATACACTGATAGGAATGCCGAACTACGCCGAGGCGGAGTGGGCCGCCGGAGCGCTCGGTGCACGGGTCGAGAAGACCGTCCTCCTCGACGAGTCCTCGGGCGACGACACAACCGAGGGACTCAAACGAGAGTTCTTCGCGGGGGAGGGGAAGGTGCTCGTCACGAGTCTCCGAGGAACGCTCACCGAGGGCGTCGACTACCGGGGTGATCGGCTCTCTGCGGCCGCGGTCTGCGGGGTGCCGATCGTGAACACGGCGAGCCCCAGAACCCGTGCGGTGCGGGCTGCCTACGACCGCGTCTTCGGCAACGGCTTCGAGTACGCGCTCACCGTTCCCGCGGTGCGGAAGGCACGACAGGCGGTCGGACGGGTGATCAGAGGCGAAGAGGAGGTCGGCGTCCGGGTGTTCCTCGACGAGCGCTACGCCCGCGACTCGTGGGACAGCGTCCGGGGCTACCTCCCGGAGGGCGAACGCGAGGAGTTCCAGCCGGTGAGCCCGGACATGCTCTCGCTGGGGCTCGAGCGCTTTTCGGAGCGAGGCCTTTAA